AGACCCACCAGGTAGGCCTCGCTGGCCTCCTGCAGAGCCATGACGGCGGAGCTCTGGAAGCGCAGGTCGGTCTTGAAGTCCTGAGCGATCTCTCGGACCAGACGCTGGAAGGGCAGCTTGCGGATCAGCAGCTCCGTCGACTTCTGGTAGCGACGGATCTCCCTCAGAGCCACGGTACCGGGCCTGTAGCGGTGAGGCTTCTTCACGCCGCCGGTAGCCGGAGCGCTCTTCCTGGCTGCCTTGGTGGCCAGCTGCTTCCTGGGGGCTTTGCCTCCGGTGGACTTACGGGCGGTCTGCTTGGTTCTGGCCATGATTCTGCTTCTCTGCTCGGGATCAGGAGAGAAATGTGGCGAACCGCCGAGGCTCCGCTGCTCTTAAGCTGCGGCTCTGGGCGTGTCTCTGTGACGCTGCAGCTCCGCTCCGGATCCTGGTTGGTTAGCGGCTCCTCCTGGAGCTCAGCGCCGCCCAGAGGCGTCGCCTCCCGGCTTAATGTCCGCCGCTCATTGGAGGAAGCTGCGTTCAAAAAGTCCGCCTCTCCGTCCCGCTCTGCTGGGAGCTTTTCTGGTTGGTCGCCAGCATCGTCCCGCTCCTCTCCGCGGACATATAAAGCAGCTTTCAGCCGCTGCTGGTCACATTTTCTCCAGTCTCCAGAAACAAGAAGCAACAAAATGAGTGGCCGCGGAAAGACCGGAGGGAAAACCCGAGCGAAGGCCAAGACCCGCTCCTCTAGAGCCGGACTCCAGTTCCCGGTGGGCCGCGTTCACAGGCTGCTGCGCAAAGGCAACTACGGAGAGCGGGTCGGTGCCGGAGCCCCCGTCTACCTGGCCGCTGTGCTCGAGTATCTGACCGCTGAGATCCTGGAGCTGGCTGGGAACGCCGCCCGCGACAACAAGAAGACCCGCATCATCCCCCGTCACCTGCAGCTGGCCGTCCGCAACGACGAGGAGCTCAACAAGCTGCTGGGTGGAGTCACCATCGCTCAGGGTGGAGTGCTGCCCAACATCCAGGCGGTGCTGCTGCCCAAGAAGACCGAGAAGGCCGCCAAGGCCAAGTAAACCTGCTGTTGCtcagcaacaaacacacaacggctcttttaagagccacACACTCCTTCATCATGAGAGCATCAAATCCTCTTTAGCACATTGTTTGTTGTTCTAATAGGTTTTGGTTGTACATCATTTCGTCCAGCGGTGTCTTAAAGTCATTTACAATAGAAAGTCAAACTGCTTTGTTGTGATGGGAATTTCGACTCTTTTTAGAGAGCCGGTTCTTTCGGCTCCCCAACTGCCCTTAATAAATTCTCATCTCCAGTTCCATATACAATATTTGTAAATAggaatatttcataataaatccTCTTTCATTCAGTGTTATACAACCTTAATTTTATGCATTATGTTGTGAAAGCAGACATTATGTTTGTGTACCATTTTTAATGAATCTTTatatctttaacaaaaacaaatgaacagaatAGTGCAAAGAAATCAGATCCATAATTATTCAATCTTCAAAATTATCTTTAATCTT
The window above is part of the Xiphophorus couchianus chromosome 14, X_couchianus-1.0, whole genome shotgun sequence genome. Proteins encoded here:
- the LOC114157209 gene encoding histone H3; protein product: MARTKQTARKSTGGKAPRKQLATKAARKSAPATGGVKKPHRYRPGTVALREIRRYQKSTELLIRKLPFQRLVREIAQDFKTDLRFQSSAVMALQEASEAYLVGLFEDTNLCAIHAKRVTIMPKDIQLARRIRGERA
- the LOC114157215 gene encoding histone H2A-like, coding for MSGRGKTGGKTRAKAKTRSSRAGLQFPVGRVHRLLRKGNYGERVGAGAPVYLAAVLEYLTAEILELAGNAARDNKKTRIIPRHLQLAVRNDEELNKLLGGVTIAQGGVLPNIQAVLLPKKTEKAAKAK